In Glycine max cultivar Williams 82 chromosome 4, Glycine_max_v4.0, whole genome shotgun sequence, the genomic stretch aggccactcgatccaacaggaATGACAGGTCTTTCTAGCCTGAGCGATGAGGAAGAAAGGGAGAAGGGTTTTGGTAACTGATCGCGTGGTGGGAAAGCAGATTTTGGGGTTTTAAGTTATGAATAAGACAACATCGGTTTCTtaaacaaaaccgatgttaactttacaatgttaacatcattttttcaaaatccgatgttaactttctacagttaacatcgatttttcaataaccgatgttaagatattaaagttaacatcgggttttaGAAAAACCGATTTAACATCAACTTGTTAACATTGGTtgtttaaaaaccgatgttaattaagTCAACTTATTTACCAAAATGCCACCATGCTTTTATTTACATCGGTTTTccgaaaaaccgatgttaagctTGCGATGTTAAATCAATAAATTGTAGTAATGAATCTTCATACGATTCGACAAATCCTAGAAGAATGGTTTTACAAAGAAGATCTCAGACACAATAAATGAGGTCTTAAATGATATCACACATGTCGTATCAAATCATGACTCCATTTGCCTATCATCTAAAATATCAGagcatatttgatttttaacgcatgatttgaaaaaaaaaaatcagatacaAAATATCAAACACATAacacaacttttaacttttatgtttatttacatcttatcaaaataattaagagtcaTGATTTATCTTTAAAACGCAAATATCTTTTTTACTCAACAAAATTATACCATGACACTCTTCAAATTAGACATTTGAAAACCAATTTGCTTAGTCCTCAGTCCTCTCTTCTCACTCCCAATCACCAATTGTAATCTGAAAAACTAAAATGTAGCCCTCATCATTGTTTTTCTGATGAtaagacaaaaatatatatcattatacaGAGTATATATGGGGTATTCTTACATCAAGCATCACAGTATATGACCAAATTTCAGCCTCCCCTTGCTAACTGTTATAAAGGTATGAAAAATAATGCACATGTAACCACCATTCGTTCTATATATGATGATAACATATGCTCTGATTTCCCTTTTACCTATGATATTAAAGTCCTAATCTTAATCCAAAACTCATATATGCTTGCAAATTAAACTATctgtaattttttgttattatcaaTCTACAACTTCGTTTTTACACCAGAAAATAGAAATGCCATGTCAATGTCAAACACAACTGAGAGTTTCATTTTcacattttcttcttccttttggaTGTTCTTGGTTCGATTGGAAATTGAAATGAACCCGTTCCAGAAACGCCTAGGAGACCATGTCCTTGTTTAagcaattaaaaacataaatggaGAGTTTTTTTCATTGACTAGTCAACTCAAGTTCTGGGTGATCACGTTACCCTAATTTGTTGTTCCCCATTTTGTGTTcccattattttatattgtcctatataaataataatagacttaaatatattttttttatttttaataaatatttgaatttatgttttttcagtaataattttttttcattaaatttttaataaaataatacttttattttttatccttgatattttattttattatatgataaattagtaaattttatgtttattttctaataaattaaagaattttgttttaatcttgactaataataaatgaaaaaaaattatcaagtaACAGATACAAAATTTACTAAATTATGAGAGACTAAAAAagtgtcaaaaataaaaaataaaaaaattattttattaaggattcaacataaaaaattattagaaaataaaaataaaaataaaatatttattaaaaatataaaatataattaagcctaAATAATATCTATAAAGATCTTGGATGAAACTTTTCATTGCTGCTAATGCTGGTTAATCATTTGCTTATTTTAATAAGCAGTGACCTCACTCGCAGCTCACACAAAATTGTACATTGGTATTATTGGAAAGAGTCgtttaagattttgttaaatagGTTGCAACTAGCTCTTGTATCAAAAGGGCTACAccctcaaaattaattaaaatatcccaagaatataatagtaatttttttttgcactatGGCATTGTTGGAAATCTTTAGATAACATGGTATTGCGTGTAGAGACTGGCACAGACTGAGAAGGTCGAAAACAAAAGAACAAggctttctttctctctctctctttcttgttCATTTTCTCTCACTTGAAACATGCACACGGTGCTCTGAAAGTTCTAACCCCAAAGTTGGGAACACACTGGGACGATATTATAGCATATCTCTAGAAAGGTGATTcttctcactctctctctccaaCACACTATTTAAATACAACTATAGCCCTCTTCTTTCTCCCATGCAACTTGTCTTAATTTCTTTCTCGATCCCCAACATCACTAGCTAGCTCCTTTTGTACACACTCTACAACCCCACCTAGCTACATCACTTAATTAGTTTTCCCATATCTATAACCAATTTCAAATTCTCACCCTTAACTAGCTAGCTATATTTCATAACTGATTATTACCAACTCACTACATATTATTGGCTAGGATTCACCATTAGACTTAAAAGTAgttgatttattatatatataagatgtCTAGCAGGAGGTCACGGTCAAGGCAAACAAGTAGTTCAAGGAATATCACCGATGATCAGATCAATGATCTTGTCTCCAAGTTGCAACAGCTTCTTCCAGAGATTCGCGATAGGCGCTCTGACAAGGTTCCTCCTACATACATACATTTtaacttcctttttttttctgaattatcCGGCCACAAGATTCTGCCTCTCTTTCTGTGTTTAAGCACACATTCACACGTACCTAACTctactttttctttaatttatctcTATAAATTAGTATACTATGATGCACAGATATGGGTGCAATTTGCAACTGATAGTTTGTCTACTTTAAAGAATAAGAGAATCGGTGTTACCATGTTactagttttaattttgttttcattatggTTTCAAATTGTGAATGCGGTTGTAGTTGTGAGCATTAGGGCTGTTGCGGTTCTTATTGCGGTTATTGCAGTGTGAATCTATTTTATGTTAGCACTAAATATAATTCATGGTCAATGActcattttaaagtttaaacattCTATACAATCTATATCTCTAGTTCTTCCCCTCTAATTTCACCTCTACTAGCTCAATTCTATTTTACTATGTATCTAACCCTTCAAAATTCTCTAAGAAACTACAAAATGAAGATagggaaaaaatgaaaacctAATTGTACGAGAACTATGAAGTATGTCGCGGCCTGATGCGGTCCGATGCAGCTGTTTCACCCGATGTGTTCCGGCAGTTGCAGCGTTGCGTTGTGGATCTTTCTgtaattttcaaaaacaatgCAATGGGGTAGTGATGCTGTTGTAGACACTACCACAAAAGCAATATTGCTGCCGCATCAGTGATGCAATCAGCACTTTGAAActatgttttacttttttttattgccaAAAGTGGAAGGGATTTGAATCCGGTacttcctcctccttctcctcctttcATCCTTAAGCTCTTCCTTCTCCACCGTAAGTGAATCTTATATCTCTTTCATTTCACTGTGTTGCAAGTTAGCTGATAAAATAAATGTTGCAAGTTAATTGCAAGAGCTAGTTTTgtcattttgataaatacaagcggtaattattttttagcccTTTAATGGGTGtctcttacaattttttatttgaattttacacAATTTCAACAAAGTAAAGTTACCCACAACTTATACAATACTTTGGTCATAGGTCGACCTGAGGTCTCTAGCATACCAAACATATTCTTACCTAGATTTTCTTAATTACGAAAGAAATAGTGCGATAATTGCCAACCTGAATACTTCTTGAACTTTTGAAATACTTCTTTCTTTACATTTTGCTAATATTTGAACCCGTTTCTAGTTTTTCTTACTTGCGAACCTGTCCGGATAAGTTGTTATCTATCTAAGGTTAATAAAAgttaaacagaaaaaaaaaatctatcataAAATGTTACTATATATGTAGTGAATTTTGATATATATGGCAGAACTCTATTAattaagtgaattttgaatgcatTATGCAGGTTTCAGCTTCCAAGGTGTTGCAAGAGACATGCAACTATATTAGAAGCTTACACAGGGAAGTGGATGACCTAAGCGAGCGTTTATCTGAGCTCTTGGCTACAACTGACACagcacaagctgcaataattaGAAATCTACTAATGCAATAGATCGGTGCAGTAGTTAATTTATCGCATAATTCATAGTTAGCACTTCAGTACTTGTGAACCGATCCAGTCAGTAGTCGCGTATTTCTTATTctctttttgtttcactttttttttctggtttttGTCCACTAATATGCATGATTACTGCTTTTGCAAAGCCCATTTTcctaagatattaaataaaagtctGAGTTTGCGCTTTgctaaatataaattttctctTTCTAAGCCCACGCAGATATTAGATggacaacttaattttttaatttttcttaaatttgacgctatcgtttttaattatttaccatGGGAAAATGCTCCTATAATTTGGACAGCAATATATATAGCCTCGTGTGCGGAAATGGATATAACTAGCTTGCAAGAGGAATGCTAGCAAAATCTAAGATGATATCCAATAAACTCTAACTATTCATAAAAAgagttttaattagaaaaagaattttaaagagAGTATCCCTAGTATTCCATCAGTTCTAATGCTACTAACTAAATAATAATGtggtaattaattataagttgTTAGTCGGagttatattaaatttagtCTTTTTAAGTAAAGTTTTATGGttcaagttataaataaaaaatagtgattAAAAAGAGTGATCCCCATAAAGATAGTCATTCATATTATTTGATTACGATTAGTCATCAATAAAGTTGATAGATATATATTTCATACTcatatcatgataaaaaaataaaataatgatgtaGTTATTAGAATCTAAACTCTTAAATGCTGAAATGGATAAAAATCACCATAGAAAATTCATTTACTCTAAAATCATATCAGACATCCCGTAACCAATAGACCTTGTTCCAAATTTTATCTCGGCTGAAgtatatgaaataataaatatattatattagtttaaaataatcatatcagATTAAGGAGtaagtatatatattaaagggAGTAATTATGTATTAAAGGATTTCTATCAATATTGCTTTTAACTTCTTAAGTGACATACTCAAGACTCTAAGTCACtggaaacaaattatacaaattaaatcaggggtttatatatataacacggaagaaataaaatacaaaaaatataaattttacataaaaaaattgtaaggaaAAAATTCACTtgtagatttttaaaattaagggaATGCAAGTACACCCCTGTCCTTTGTGTAGTGCCAATCCTTCTTATCATTTTTCTATAAACACATAACAGAAAAACTCAAATTAAACTcctcttataattaatgatttagACAACTTAACTTTTGAAGTTAAGTTGAACTTACTTTGATCTCAattctaaatataaattataaggataaaagatatatttaagtctaaccttatagaaaacaacaaaaaaatcaaccaTTATGTCATTCTTGGTTGATATTGTAATTAACAATATTTCTTGTGTATCATCACATTATGacttattaacttttttattaaattaaaaaatttataagttaaaaaa encodes the following:
- the LOC100527636 gene encoding Transcription factor PRE3-like; translated protein: MSSRRSRSRQTSSSRNITDDQINDLVSKLQQLLPEIRDRRSDKVSASKVLQETCNYIRSLHREVDDLSERLSELLATTDTAQAAIIRNLLMQ